The proteins below come from a single Zea mays cultivar B73 chromosome 8, Zm-B73-REFERENCE-NAM-5.0, whole genome shotgun sequence genomic window:
- the LOC100282650 gene encoding 6b-interacting protein 1, translated as MDGKLPPPNPNLPYREDCWSEGETAALVDAWGSRYLDLNRGSLRQPQWREVADAVNSRPGASARGRPPRTDIQCKNRVDTLKKKYKAERARGGPSPWSFYGQLDILVGPTLNGTKKPSPPRAALPVFRRRQTPPRSPSPQSPPPLPVALPLHNYRRGSDLPSANFIHKAAAAAAAAAAAAESDSEDGYNNNEYDDDEGSQQSPSRSVSSRSGGAPAVGTKRKRRSGSGGFGELARAIETFADMYERMEAAKQRHAEEMERQRIKFLKDLELKRMRSFVDMQLQLSRAKHARKGDASSEMLMSLAALPFLSSSAYL; from the coding sequence ATGGACGGGAAGCTACCCCCGCCGAACCCGAACCTGCCGTACCGGGAGGACTGCTGGAGCGAGGGCGAGACGGCGGCGCTCGTCGACGCCTGGGGCTCGCGCTACCTCGACCTCAACCGCGGGAGCCTCCGCCAGCCGCAGTGGCGGGAGGTCGCCGACGCCGTCAACTCCCGCCCGGGGGCCTCCGCGCGCGGCCGCCCGCCGCGCACCGACATCCAGTGCAAGAACCGCGTCGACACGCTCAAGAAGAAGTACAAGGCCGAGCGCGCGCGTGGCGGGCCGTCGCCGTGGTCCTTCTACGGCCAGCTCGACATCCTCGTCGGGCCCACGCTCAACGGCACCAAGAAACCGTCCCCGCCGCGCGCCGCGCTGCCCGTGTTCCGGAGGCGCCAGACGCCGCCGCGCTCCCCGTCGCCGCAATCGCCGCCGCCGCTTCCCGTGGCCCTCCCGCTGCACAATTACCGCCGTGGCTCCGACCTCCCTTCCGCAAACTTCATCCATAAGGCCgccgcggcggccgccgccgccgccgccgccgcggagtCCGACTCGGAAGATGGCTACAACAACAACGAGTACGACGATGACGAAGGCTCTCAGCAGTCGCCGTCACGTTCTGTATCTTCTCGCTCCGGTGGTGCTCCTGCTGTTGGCACCAAGAGGAAGAGGCGCAGCGGGAGCGGTGGATTCGGGGAGCTAGCGAGGGCAATCGAGACCTTCGCGGATATGTACGAGCGCATGGAAGCAGCCAAGCAGCGACACGCAGAGGAGATGGAGAGGCAGCGAATCAAGTTCCTCAAGGATCTGGAGCTGAAGCGGATGCGGTCTTTTGTGGACATGCAGCTGCAGCTTTCGAGGGCAAAGCACGCCAGGAAGGGTGATGCTTCCTCGGAGATGCTCATGTCTCTCGCTGCACTGCCCTTCCTCAGCAGCTCTGCTTATCTTTAA